A section of the Sceloporus undulatus isolate JIND9_A2432 ecotype Alabama chromosome 3, SceUnd_v1.1, whole genome shotgun sequence genome encodes:
- the LOC121925999 gene encoding LOW QUALITY PROTEIN: intestinal-type alkaline phosphatase-like (The sequence of the model RefSeq protein was modified relative to this genomic sequence to represent the inferred CDS: inserted 1 base in 1 codon), translating into MAVKVVSNEEKPDFWKXEASKAIQKALELQPRQPTSQEPILFLGDGMGYPYHHRPTRILKGQMQNNSGPETHWQMDSFPPGLSKTYNVDRQVPDSAGTATAYLCGVKGNYQTIGLSAASRYNECKTTAGNEVISLLKRAQLAGKSVGIVTTTRVQHASPAGNYAHVVNRNWYADASMPQSAITEGCKDISQQLVENVDFTVVLGGGRKYMTPAGTLDPEYPSNPLHVGLRKDNRDLITEWLKASSGSKYVWNRTELLAAAADPNVKHLMGLFEPSDMRYELNRNSETDPSLTEMMEAAIQMLSRNPKGYYLFVEGGKIDLAHHDGIAKLALTEGVEFDKAIQRAGELVEERETLTVVTADHSHVFSFGGYTLRGSSIFGLAPELADDNKTYTSIVYGNGPGYQITNQGRPNVDPEESEGNDYHQQAAVPLSSETHGGEDVAIMAKGPMAHLFHGVQEQTYVAHVMAYAACVEPYEDCTLPGFNSASFAKPTSVVLLLISLLLWD; encoded by the exons atggcagtcaaagtggtatcaaacg AAGAGAAGCCAGACTTCTGGA CAGAAGCCTCCAAGGCCATCCAAAAAGCTCTGGAACTTCAGCCGCGACAACCAACCAGCCAAGAACCCATCCTCTTCCTGGGCGATG GCATGGGATATCCCTACCATCACCGCCCAACACGCATCCTGAAGGGGCAGATGCAGAACAACTCAGGCCCTGAAACACACTGGCAAATGGACAGCTTTCCACCTGGCCTTTCCAAG ACATACAACGTGGACCGGCAAGTGCCAGACAGTGCTGGCACTGCCACCGCCTACCTCTGTGGAGTGAAGGGCAACTATCAAACCATCGGACTGAGTGCGGCTTCCCGGTACAACGAATGCAAAACGACAGCCGGCAATGAAGTGATATCTCTGTTGAAGAGGGCCCAGTTGGCTG GCAAATCTGTTGGGATTGTGACCACCACCCGGGTCCAGCATGCGTCACCGGCTGGAAATTATGCTCACGTGGTGAACCGGAACTGGTATGCCGATGCCAGCATGCCCCAGTCTGCGATCACAGAAGGCTGCAAGGATATTTCTCAACAACTTGTGGAAAATGTAGACTTCACA GTGGTCTTAGGTGGAGGCAGAAAGTACATGACCCCGGCAGGCACTCTGGACCCTGAATATCCCTCCAACCCGCTACACGTTGGCCTCCGCAAAGATAATCGTGACCTCATAACCGAGTGGCTCAAGGCTTCTTCA GGCTCCAAATATGTCTGGAACCGAACAGAACTTTTGGCAGCAGCTGCTGATCCGAATGTGAAGCACCTCATGG GTCTTTTTGAACCCTCCGACATGAGATATGAGCTGAACAGAAACAGTGAGACTGACCCATCGCTGACTGAGATGATGGAAGCCGCAATACAGATGCTCAGCCGCAATCCCAAAGGCTACTACCTTTTTGTTGAAG GAGGCAAGATCGACCTTGCGCACCATGATGGCATCGCCAAACTGGCCCTGACGGAGGGTGTGGAGTTCGACAAGGCCATCCAGCGGGCAGGAGAACTGGTGGAGGAACGCGAGACTCTGACCGTGGTGACAGCGGACCACTCCCACGTCTTCAGCTTTGGTGGCTACACATTGAGAGGCAGCTCCATCTTTG GCTTAGCCCCTGAACTAGCAGATGACAACAAGACATATACATCCATTGTGTATGGGAATGGGCCAGGCTACCAGATCACCAACCAGGGACGCCCCAATGTGGATCCAGAAGAGAGTG AGGGCAACGACTACCACCAGCAAGCTGCCGTTCCCCTTTCCTCAGAGACCCACGGTGGTGAAGATGTAGCCATCATGGCCAAGGGCCCAATGGCCCATCTCTTCCATGGGGTGCAGGAGCAGACCTATGTTGCCCATGTCATGGCATACGCTGCCTGTGTGGAACCATATGAGGACTGCACCTTGCCTGGGTTTAACTCTGCCAGCTTTGCCAAGCCCACATCTGTGGTTCTTCTTCTCATCTCCTTGCTCCTTTGGGACTGA